The following are encoded together in the Nocardioides sp. Arc9.136 genome:
- the atpD gene encoding F0F1 ATP synthase subunit beta produces the protein MTATFEETQQGSAAGATGRVARVTGPVVDVEFPADAMPEMYNKLEVDLELEGETRTLVLEVALHIGDGVVRAISMKSTDGLVRGASVRDTGGPITVPVGNGTLGKVFNATGDVLNLEEGERFEVNERWGIHRKAPAFDQLESKTQMFETGIKVIDLLTPYVQGGKIGLFGGAGVGKTVLIQEMIARVAKDHGGVSVFAGVGERTREGNDLIVEMEEAGVLGQTALVFGQMDEPPGTRLRVALSALTMAEYFRDVQNQDVLLFIDNIFRFTQAGSEVSTLLGRMPSAVGYQPNLADEMGQLQERITSTRGHSITSMQAIYVPADDYTDPAPATTFAHLDATTELSREIASLGIYPAVDPLTSTSRILDAQYIGQAHYDCAIRIKQILQRNKELQDIIAILGVDELSEEDKIIVSRARRIQRFLSQNTYVAKQFTGIEGSTVPVADTIEAFNKIADGEYDHVAEQAFFMCGGLDDVEAKWAEIQKNL, from the coding sequence ATGACTGCCACCTTCGAAGAGACCCAGCAGGGCTCGGCGGCCGGTGCCACCGGCCGTGTGGCCCGGGTGACCGGCCCCGTCGTCGACGTCGAGTTCCCCGCGGACGCGATGCCGGAGATGTACAACAAGCTCGAGGTCGACCTCGAGCTCGAGGGCGAGACCAGGACCCTGGTCCTCGAGGTCGCGCTGCACATCGGTGACGGCGTCGTCCGCGCCATCTCGATGAAGTCGACCGACGGCCTGGTCCGCGGTGCCTCGGTGCGTGACACCGGTGGCCCGATCACCGTCCCCGTCGGCAACGGCACCCTCGGCAAGGTCTTCAACGCGACCGGCGACGTGCTCAACCTCGAGGAGGGCGAGCGGTTCGAGGTCAACGAGCGCTGGGGCATCCACCGCAAGGCGCCGGCCTTCGACCAGCTGGAGTCGAAGACCCAGATGTTCGAGACCGGCATCAAGGTCATCGACCTGCTCACGCCGTACGTCCAGGGCGGCAAGATCGGCCTCTTCGGTGGTGCGGGCGTCGGCAAGACCGTCCTCATCCAGGAGATGATCGCCCGCGTCGCCAAGGACCACGGTGGTGTGTCGGTGTTCGCCGGCGTCGGTGAGCGCACCCGCGAGGGCAACGACCTCATCGTCGAGATGGAGGAGGCCGGCGTCCTCGGGCAGACCGCCCTCGTCTTCGGCCAGATGGACGAGCCGCCGGGCACCCGCCTGCGGGTCGCGCTGTCCGCGCTGACGATGGCGGAGTACTTCCGCGACGTGCAGAACCAGGACGTGCTGCTCTTCATCGACAACATCTTCCGGTTCACCCAGGCCGGCTCGGAGGTCTCGACCCTCCTCGGCCGGATGCCGTCCGCGGTGGGCTACCAGCCGAACCTGGCCGACGAGATGGGTCAGCTGCAGGAGCGGATCACCTCGACCCGCGGTCACTCGATCACCTCGATGCAGGCGATCTACGTCCCCGCGGACGACTACACCGACCCGGCGCCGGCGACCACCTTCGCCCACCTCGACGCCACGACCGAGCTGTCCCGCGAGATCGCGTCGCTGGGCATCTACCCGGCCGTGGACCCGCTGACCTCGACCTCGCGGATCCTCGACGCCCAGTACATCGGGCAGGCTCACTACGACTGCGCGATCCGGATCAAGCAGATCCTGCAGCGCAACAAGGAGCTGCAGGACATCATCGCGATCCTCGGTGTCGACGAGCTCTCCGAGGAGGACAAGATCATCGTCTCCCGGGCCCGTCGCATCCAGCGGTTCCTGTCGCAGAACACCTACGTGGCCAAGCAGTTCACCGGCATCGAGGGCTCCACGGTCCCCGTCGCCGACACCATCGAGGCGTTCAACAAGATCGCCGACGGTGAGTACGACCACGTGGCCGAGCAGGCGTT
- a CDS encoding F0F1 ATP synthase subunit gamma encodes MAVSLREYRARIKSTESMKKITRAMELIAASRIIKAQQRAQAAAPYARELTRAVSAVATFSNVDHPLTREEENPKRAAVLIVTSDRGLAGAYSSSVLKEAERLAEKLRAEGKEIDTYICGRKGEAYYKFRQRPIVQAWTGFSDQPSYDVAAEIGAALIESFLKEQGEDGDVDEVHLVYTRFRSMLTQEPTAVRLLPLEVVEAEESVQGEKPGASDVLPLYEFEPSAEAVLDGLLPQYVQSRIFFALLQAAASELAARQKAMKSATDNADELIKKYTRIANQARQAGITQEISEIVGGVNALADANSGSE; translated from the coding sequence ATGGCCGTATCGCTGCGTGAGTACCGCGCGCGGATCAAGTCGACGGAGTCGATGAAGAAGATCACGCGCGCCATGGAGCTCATCGCTGCGTCCCGGATCATCAAGGCGCAGCAGCGGGCGCAGGCGGCAGCGCCGTACGCCCGTGAGCTGACCCGTGCGGTGTCGGCGGTGGCGACGTTCTCGAACGTCGACCACCCGCTGACCCGCGAGGAGGAGAACCCCAAGCGGGCGGCCGTGCTGATCGTGACCAGCGACCGGGGCCTCGCCGGTGCCTACTCCTCGAGCGTGCTCAAGGAGGCCGAGCGGCTCGCGGAGAAGCTGCGTGCCGAGGGCAAGGAGATCGACACCTACATCTGCGGCCGGAAGGGCGAGGCGTACTACAAGTTCCGCCAGCGCCCCATCGTGCAGGCGTGGACGGGCTTCTCCGACCAGCCGTCGTACGACGTGGCCGCCGAGATCGGTGCCGCGCTGATCGAGTCGTTCCTCAAGGAGCAGGGTGAGGACGGCGACGTGGACGAGGTCCACCTCGTCTACACGCGCTTCCGCTCGATGCTCACCCAGGAGCCGACGGCCGTGCGGCTGCTGCCGCTCGAGGTCGTCGAGGCCGAGGAGAGCGTGCAGGGCGAGAAGCCCGGCGCGTCCGACGTGCTCCCGCTCTACGAGTTCGAGCCGTCGGCCGAGGCGGTCCTCGACGGGCTGCTGCCGCAGTACGTCCAGAGCCGGATCTTCTTCGCGCTGCTCCAGGCCGCGGCCTCGGAGCTGGCCGCGCGCCAGAAGGCGATGAAGTCCGCGACCGACAACGCCGACGAGCTGATCAAGAAGTACACGCGCATCGCCAACCAGGCCCGCCAGGCCGGTATTACCCAGGAAATCAGCGAGATCGTCGGTGGCGTCAACGCACTCGCCGACGCGAACTCCGGGAGTGAGTGA
- the atpA gene encoding F0F1 ATP synthase subunit alpha, with translation MTELSIRPEEIRDALQKYVADYQPEAASREEVGLVAEAGDGIARVSGLPSAMANELLQFEDGTLGLALNLDAREIGVVILGDFDKIEEGQTVRRTGEVLSVPVGEGYLGRVVDPLGNPIDGLGDIETSGRRALELQAPSVMQRKSVHEPLATGIKAIDSLTPIGRGQRQLIIGDRATGKTTVAIDTIINQKQYWETGDPSKQVRCIYVAVGQKGSTIASVRGALEEAGALEYTTIVASPASDSAGFKYLAPYTGSAIGQHWMYDGKHVLIVFDDLTKQAEAYRAVSLLLRRPPGREAYPGDVFYLHSRLLERCAKLSDDLGAGSMTGLPMVETKANDVSAFIPTNVISITDGQIFLQSDLFAANQRPAIDVGVSVSRVGGAAMTKALKAVTGSLKVDLAQFRAMEAFAMFASDLDAASRQQLDRGQRLMALLKQPAYSPYPVEEMTVSLWLGTTGRLDRVPVDDVLRFEREFLDYLRRSHEGILSAIRESLKFEDDTASAVEGAYTSFLDQFETSEGGSIKVGHEAAAEALEDEDQEQIVKQKRG, from the coding sequence ATGACGGAGCTCTCCATCCGTCCGGAGGAGATCCGCGACGCGCTGCAGAAGTACGTCGCCGACTACCAGCCCGAGGCAGCCAGCCGCGAAGAGGTCGGCCTCGTGGCGGAGGCCGGCGACGGCATCGCGCGCGTCAGCGGGCTCCCGTCGGCCATGGCCAACGAGCTGCTGCAGTTCGAGGACGGCACCCTGGGCCTCGCCCTGAACCTCGACGCCCGCGAGATCGGCGTCGTCATCCTCGGTGACTTCGACAAGATCGAGGAGGGCCAGACGGTCCGCCGGACCGGCGAGGTCCTCTCGGTCCCCGTCGGCGAGGGCTACCTCGGCCGCGTCGTGGACCCGCTGGGCAACCCGATCGACGGCCTCGGCGACATCGAGACCTCGGGCCGCCGCGCCCTCGAGCTGCAGGCGCCCTCGGTGATGCAGCGCAAGTCGGTGCACGAGCCGCTCGCCACCGGCATCAAGGCGATCGACTCGCTGACCCCGATCGGCCGCGGCCAGCGCCAGCTGATCATCGGCGACCGCGCGACCGGCAAGACCACGGTCGCGATCGACACGATCATCAACCAGAAGCAGTACTGGGAGACCGGCGACCCGAGCAAGCAGGTCCGCTGCATCTACGTCGCCGTCGGCCAGAAGGGCTCGACCATCGCCTCCGTGCGTGGCGCCCTCGAGGAGGCCGGCGCGCTGGAGTACACCACGATCGTCGCCTCGCCGGCGTCGGACAGCGCGGGCTTCAAGTACCTCGCTCCGTACACCGGCTCGGCCATCGGCCAGCACTGGATGTACGACGGCAAGCACGTCCTCATCGTCTTCGACGACCTGACCAAGCAGGCCGAGGCCTACCGCGCCGTGTCGCTGCTGCTGCGCCGCCCGCCGGGCCGCGAGGCCTACCCGGGTGACGTGTTCTACCTGCACAGCCGCCTGCTCGAGCGCTGCGCCAAGCTCTCCGACGACCTCGGTGCCGGCTCGATGACGGGTCTTCCGATGGTGGAGACCAAGGCCAACGACGTGTCGGCGTTCATCCCGACCAACGTCATCTCCATCACCGACGGCCAGATCTTCCTGCAGTCGGACCTCTTCGCCGCGAACCAGCGCCCGGCGATCGACGTCGGCGTCTCGGTCTCCCGCGTGGGTGGTGCGGCGATGACCAAGGCGCTCAAGGCCGTCACCGGATCGCTCAAGGTCGACCTCGCGCAGTTCCGCGCGATGGAGGCGTTCGCGATGTTCGCCTCCGACCTCGACGCGGCCTCGCGCCAGCAGCTCGACCGCGGCCAGCGCCTGATGGCGCTGCTCAAGCAGCCGGCCTACTCGCCGTACCCGGTCGAGGAGATGACCGTCTCCCTGTGGCTCGGCACGACCGGTCGCCTCGACCGCGTCCCGGTCGACGACGTGCTGCGCTTCGAGCGCGAGTTCCTCGACTACCTGCGCCGCTCCCACGAGGGCATCCTCAGCGCGATCCGTGAGTCCCTGAAGTTCGAGGACGACACGGCCTCCGCGGTCGAGGGCGCCTACACCTCCTTCCTCGACCAGTTCGAGACCTCCGAGGGCGGGTCGATCAAGGTCGGCCACGAGGCTGCGGCCGAGGCGCTCGAGGACGAGGACCAGGAGCAGATCGTCAAGCAGAAGCGGGGCTGA
- a CDS encoding F0F1 ATP synthase subunit delta, producing MSASFRGASAESLAALVDELGGAVSGSSESAAVVAGDLFSVSQTLRSEGALRRFLTDVSLPAEAKTGLVGQVLGGKVSDATLVVVRAAVSRRWISTGDLPNALEHLGVVAAVRSAGDQAGRLSDELFSFAQTVKDNPALRDALSDPARTLEAKAGLVRSLLEGKALPATVALAIQSLAGTHRTVGAALAEYQKVAAEAHGQGVATVRVARDLTDGERDRLAAALHQQYGRPVHLNLLVDPAVLGGIRVEIGDDVIDGTVSSRLDDARRRLAG from the coding sequence ATGTCCGCCTCGTTCCGCGGCGCCTCGGCAGAGTCGCTGGCCGCGCTCGTCGACGAGCTCGGTGGTGCTGTCTCGGGCTCCTCGGAGTCCGCGGCAGTCGTCGCCGGCGACCTGTTCTCGGTGTCGCAGACCCTGCGGTCCGAGGGCGCCCTGCGCCGGTTCCTCACCGACGTGTCCCTCCCGGCAGAGGCCAAGACCGGCCTCGTCGGGCAGGTCCTCGGGGGCAAGGTGTCCGACGCGACCCTGGTGGTCGTCCGCGCCGCGGTCTCGCGCCGGTGGATCTCCACCGGTGACCTGCCGAACGCGCTCGAGCACCTCGGCGTCGTCGCTGCCGTCCGCTCGGCCGGCGACCAGGCCGGTCGCCTCTCCGACGAGCTGTTCTCCTTCGCCCAGACGGTCAAGGACAACCCCGCGCTGCGGGACGCGCTGTCGGACCCGGCGCGTACGCTGGAGGCCAAGGCCGGGCTCGTGCGGTCGCTGCTGGAGGGCAAGGCCCTCCCCGCGACGGTCGCACTGGCCATCCAGTCGCTGGCCGGCACCCACCGCACGGTGGGCGCTGCGCTCGCGGAGTACCAGAAGGTGGCGGCCGAGGCCCACGGCCAGGGCGTGGCCACGGTCCGTGTGGCCCGCGACCTGACCGACGGTGAGCGCGACCGGCTCGCCGCGGCGCTCCACCAGCAGTACGGACGGCCCGTGCACCTCAACCTGCTCGTGGACCCCGCGGTCCTCGGCGGGATCCGCGTCGAGATCGGTGACGACGTCATCGACGGCACCGTGTCCAGCCGGCTCGACGACGCCCGTCGTCGACTCGCCGGCTGA